The Methanolacinia paynteri genomic sequence GTCCACGTTCGTGTGGAATGTCAGCCATCCGACCTGGTTCCCTACGATCTCTTCTGCAGAGACAGCGGATGCAGTTATCATCAGAATCACCAGAATGGTAATTCCTCCAATCACCAATTTTTTCGACATAATAATCAGAGGGTATTATAACCCGCAAGCTTTTATTAATTGTGCTTTGAAAAAGGGGAATTGTATATTGAAACCCCTGCTAAGCTCTGCAGGTCCTTTACTTTCTCCTGTAAAATTTTACCAGCATGAATAATCCCGCAAGAGACCCGATTACCAGCAGTATCTCTCCCGGGGATGATTCGGTGGCAACCGAAGGGTCGATGACCTCGACCTCTTTCGAGACATATGTTCCGTCTTTCAGCTTATCCACGCCGCCGTCGTCGGTAGATACATATATTGTGTAGGTTCCCTGTTCGAGGCCTCCGATAATCAGTCCGGTATCCCAGGAATAGTCCCAGGTCGGCCCGGAGAGGTATTTCTGTTCATACGGAAGCCTTCCGTTCCTGATGTCCCCGACAAGTGCGGTTCCCTTCGAAGGAAGATCTACTCCTGTCAGGTAGATATAAATGGTCTTTGAATCGGTACCGGCTACCGTTCCCTTGATCGAAACGATGTCGCCGATAGTGATAACATCACTGGAGACGTTGATCGTCAGTTTATCCGAAGACGCAGAGGCCGCCGCAGACACCGTTCCGGACAGTGCGATAAAAGCAGTGGCTATAACTGCAATTATAAGAATAGTTCTCCCAAAACCCATCTTAATCAGTCCTTTGATTATACTATACAGTATCTTATCCGTCTATTTACCTTGTTTCATTTTATCGCCATATCGCGGATCTGCTCTGCATATTTCGTCATCAGGAATCCAAGCAATATGGCGACGAGGATCATCAGTGCCAGTATAATCCAGTGTTCAGGCCCGATAGATCCTACCGAAAGGAGGACTATGAGATTTCCGGGATTCATGGGGAAAGCGAGTGCAGCAATTATCACTACGACGAGAGCGGTTGAAAATACGAACTGTGCATTCGTCCTTTCGCGGTATCTTAGAGCCGTGAGAGCCCCGAGCATGATTATTATCAGCGAGGCGACGGATACATGGAGTATAATCGGTATCACTCCTTCCACCTGTATCCCGTTTGCAATCAGGAGGATCAGCCATCCTGTCACCTGTACTGGCACTATGAGGAAACAGCACAGGATCTTCCCCCAGATCACCTCGGGGAACGTGATCGGAGCCGACATCAGCGTCTCCAGAGTATCCTTCTGGTATTCTTCGGTGATGAGATCGATGATCATGGCGCCCGAGATTATTGCGGGCATCAGCACCAGGAGCGGGATCAGCAGGCCGTATACGAACTCATAGAAATCCGCAGAGGCGTCTGCTTCCGGCAGGTTCAGGGGTACCGGTGTATTCTCGATACGATAGCTCCGGATATCACGCAGGCGGTCCTCATATTCGAGGAATGTATTCTTCAGCCTGGCGTTTACAATACTCGACTGGATGTCGTTTTCTATCGTATAGGTGGTTACTTTTATCGGAATGTCCGCGTATTCCGACGTATCCGGGGCCCAGACGACCGCCGCCAGTTTTCTCTCCTTGAGCAGGGCAACTCCGTCGGACAGAGACACTTCGTAGACTACGAAATCCCTGTCGTTCTTCAGGTGATCGAGAAGGGGCGTGTCGTTTCCGACATATCCTATGGGGTACCTGAAGTGTGAATAGCTGCTTATCGCGTCGGGGTTGTACATCGATGCGAGCCCTACAAGCAGGAATGACGAGAACATCGCAATGAATACCTGGAGGATGATCGCGAGTATGATCGTCTTCTCGCTGACGAGTCCCGACATTTCCTTCTTTGCAATTATTTTGAGATTTCCGGAATTCATCTTCAGATACCCCCGAAGAATATGAAGTATGTATTATAGGCCGTATGTACAAGGGTCGCAGCCAGAAGAGCGGGGATGTATGCCCTTCTCCCGCCGAATTTCAGGATCACCGCCGTTGTGAAGATTCCTGCGAAGTGCAGGGTCAGCGGCATCCAGAGAACCTGGAGGCTTGTGAACATGATCTCCCCGAAGACCGATTCGGAGATCTCCGCCAGCGTTGCGAACAGGAGAAGCTTTTCTCCTGCAAGGAATCCTGCCGCAACGGCAAGGGAGGCGACCGCGATGTTCTTCCATGTGAGCCATTCCGGCCTGTCGTACGCTATAGTGTAGATGCCTATCGATTTTGCGAACTCCTCGATAAAAGCCGCTGAGACGAGCATCAAAATGAGGGATGTCGGCATCGGGAGGTTGAAGAAGAGGACGAGGCACATCAGCTGCGCCATGAACACGAACGGGATGGTGAGTGCAGCGATCAGCAGCAGGGATGTATTAGTCCATCTCCGTGAGATTATGGTGCTGATGAACTCCCTTATGCGTGCCATCAGTTTGTTGTAGCTGAAGAGCCTTTCCTCGCTGAAGTTCTTTGCCGAGATGTAGAAGATGACCGCACTTGTAAGGAAGAATAGTGCGGTAGAGTAGACATAGTCGAGACCTGTATAACTCTCCCCTTCAAGGGTCATGATCACAAGGGTCAGGGGTGAGACCTTTCCGATGATATGGATGTTGGCAAAGATGCTCGGGAAGAAGATGTAGGATGTGGCGACGGTTGAGAAGAAGATGGATATGAACGAGAGCTCCTTGAAGCTCCTCGCCAGCATCCCTATCAAAAGCGCGAATGCGAGGAAGAAGAGAATTACCGGAAATATAGGGAGTAGTATCAGGAATTCCCCGCCCGTGAATGCCGTAAGGACCACGGTGATTCCCAGCATCATGAGGAAATAAGGCAGGCCTTTTCCCGTGATGATCTGCCATCCTGATAGCGGGGCGGAGAGAAGCGCTTCACCGCTTCTTTCGATCCTTTCGTTCATTATGCTCATCATGTAGAACTGAGACGTGAAATAGAGCGGGAATATGAAGACGAAGACCAGTATTATCGAGTCGAACGGGAGTGACGGGGACATCTGAGAGGGGATCTTGTATTCCAGTTCGATCCCTTCACCGCTGATCACATCCGAATACCTGCTGAGCTGGTCGTCCTGCCCCTCCCCTGCGATAAGTTCATTTCTGAGCTCTTCTATCGAGATGTCGATATCACCCGAAGGCGGGGAGATGTATCCTCCCGGGTTATCGGGAGTCGGAATTTCGTTCGGGTTGAGACGATAGTAACCCATTGTGCCAATCTGCGTAGCGGTGAAGTCGAGCTCGCTCTCTACGGTCTGCTCCTCGATCCAGAGAGGATATGCCGCGAAGAGGTCTCTTTCCCTGTTGTAAAGTGCAATTTTGTAATTTGAATAGTCTTTATCGAATGCCTTCAGTGCAGCCATTCCTTTGTCGGTATCGGCTGCATAGACATTGCCGCCTGATACGATCAGATCGAATCCCGAAGGCCGGCTTCCTTGGGGGATTGAATAAACCGTAAATCTCGAATCGCCTAAAAGAATCGCCGATGCGGTGTCGGAATCCGATCCTGCCGTATAGATCTCGTCCTGGAGGTGAAGTCCGCTTTGCTGGGTCAGGCCCGTTGCACCGATGAGAAGTACAAAGAGTATTATTGCGACGGGAAGGATGTCCCTGCTCATGGTTCCTGAAAAGCGCTTCAGTTCCCATTTTGCAATAGTGGCTACCTCATTGAACCATTGTGCAACGCCCAAAAAACACCTCCCTCTTCGTAATAATTAGTGATATAATAAGCTTTATTAAGGTTCTGGCAAAAAATAACGCTGTTTGATATGATTAAAGCCCGATCGATAGTCAAAGATTACAACGGTTTCCATGCCCTCGACGGTGTCAGTTTCGAACTTGACGATACCGGGATATTCGGCATAATAGGTCACAACGGAGCGGGCAAGACTACACTCCTTAAGATAATGTCCGGGCTGATAGCTCCCACATCGGGGGAGCTTGAGATCGGAGGAATAGACGTAGTCAAAAACCCTGACGCCCTCAAGGAGAGGCTTGGATATCTTCCCGAAGAGTCGAGGCTTTACGAGACTATGAACGTGAAGGGTTACCTTTCATTCTTCGGCGAGATCTATGGGCTTTCACCCGATAAAATAAAAGAGAGAAGCGATACACTCCTCAACCGCCTGAATCTCGACGCAGGGAATAAAAAACTGGGCGAACTCTCCAAGGGAATGAAGAGAAAAGTGGCGATCGCAAGATCCCTGATCCATGATCCGTCTTTTCTTGTGTATGACGAACCTACCTCAGGGCTTGACCCGATGACATCCCGCTACATCAGCGAGTTCCTGATGAGTATGAAGAAGGAGAATAAAAAAACCATCCTGTTAAGCGCTCATAATCTCTACCAGGTCGAGGAGGTATGCGATCAGATCATGATTCTGCAGAGGGGCAGGATCGTCGCACTCGGCTCAATGGATGAACTCAGAGATGAATACGGTTCGATCTCCTACAGCGTGGAATTCATGGCGGATGATGTTAAGGAGTTTGAGGAGTGCATGGATCATTACGACAAGGTGGGTGAAGTCTATCTTGGCACAGTTACCGATATCGAATCCCTGAACATGCTCACCGAAAGGATCACATCCTCGGGCGGCAGGGTAAAAAAGATCGAATCGCACTACCCGAGCCTTGAGGACATGCTGGTCCAGATAGGGGACTAAAAAAATCCAATTTTATACTAAAAAATTTCTGAATAAAAATCATCAGAGATTTCTTTATTCTCTAAAAATTCTGCAAAAATGTTACAAAAACGGGCCTGAAGGGATTTGAACCCCTGGCCTACGGATTAAGAGTCCGTCGCTCTGCCTGACTAAGCTACAGGCCCATACATTGTGCTTTATTGAGTGGTTCTTATTTCAAAATAAACGTTTCGGAAATCGCCTAAATACATGTAGAAAGATAATGTAGTAATAGATGCCCGATAGCCTGCAGAATGGATCGAAGGACAGGATCAAATATATCGTCCTCGGATGCGGTAGCATTGGATATAATGTAGTTGAGAATCTTGTCCGTGATTCCGAACAGGTAATTGTCATTGACAGTGATGTAAAGAGAGTTGAAGACCTCAGGGACCAGAATTTCGACGCTATTGTCAGGAACATTACCGACCCGGGTTTCCTGAACGATCTGCCACTGCCGGAGGTCGTTTTTGTCCTCTCCAATGACAAGAATGCGAATCTTGAGGCTGTTAAAAGGATAAAGGAGAAATATCCGTCGGTTTATGTTGTCGCAAGAGCGGTGGACAAACTCAGTCTCTCTCTCCTCGAGCAAGCGGGCGCGGATATCGCCCTCTATCCCCAGGAAGTCTTTGCAAAGAACGTGGTTCATCTTACAAGGAGACTTCATTCGTCGAGGCTTGCGAGAAAGCTATATCATTTTCTTTCGGAAATGGAGGGAACTCTTGGAATTGTCCTCCATACTAATCCTGATCCCGACTCGATATCGAGTGCAATGGCTCTTTGCGCGATAGCAAAGGATGTTACTGACAAACAGCTCAACTGCCGGATATTATACGACGGCAAGATCGGGCACCAGGAAAATCGCGCATTCGTAACTCTCCTGGATATCGAAATGGAGAAGGCCACCGCAGAGGCGATAGACGAGTGCGATTATATCGCTCTTGTCGATTCGTCTGCACCGGGAGAGAACAACGCGCTTGAGCCGGGAAAAGAGATCGATATTATTGTCGATCATCACCAGCTCCCCGACCAGAATCCGAGGCCGGGGCGTTTTGTTGATGTGAGGCCAAGTGCCGGTGCAACTGCATCAATCATGACGCAATACATCCAGGAACTGGGTGTAAACATCGACCAGAAGGTCGCAACTGCTCTTTTATATGGTATCCGTGCGGATACAAAAGAATTTACAAGAAACACAACTCCCCAGGACCTGAATTATGCCGCTTTTCTCCTTCCGCTGACAGACAGCGACCTTCTTTCAAAGATTACATCCCCGTCGATGGCCCTCGAAACGCTCGAAGCGCTTGGCGATGCGATAAAGAACAGAAAACTCCAGAGTGGTTACCTGTTCACAAACGTCGGCTATGTAAGGAACAGGGATGTAATCCCGCAGGCGGCCGATCTTCTTATACAGCTTGAGGGCGTGAATACGGCGATTGCATACGGTATCGGCGATGACAGCATCACGATATCCGCACGCAACAAGGATATCCGCCTACATGTGGGAAATGTCCTGAAGGATGCGTTCTCGGATATCGGTGAGGCGGGCGGCCATGCGAATATGGCAGCCGCAAGAATACCGCTGAACTCATTTTCAATGGTAAAGAACAAAGAAGAGCTATTGTCTCTGGTTATCGATCCCATTCTTGAAAAATTCGCGGACCAGGTGGGTCTGGGCAAAGAAGAATCAAATGAGATATGAAGAGTGGGAGCCTCATTACACGAGGATTCTCGATTTTTTCGGATTTGATCCGGCCGATGACGACAAGGCTGCGCATTTCGCATCCGAATTATCTTCGAAAGACGATCTCTCTCTCCTTAAGGATGTGTGCTCCGGGAAAGTCGTTACCGTGTGCGGCAACGCGCCGTGCCTTAAGGACGATTTGCACCTGATCGAAGGTACTGTGATCGCAGCAGATGCCGCCGCCGATCTATTGTATAAAAACGGAATCCGTCCGGACGTTGTCTTTACTGATCTCGACGGCTGCGAAGACTCGTTTATCGAAATGAACTTCGAAGGCACCATTATGGTAGTCCATGCTCATGGCGACAATATTCCTCTCCTTAAGAAGTGGATTCCTCTCTTTGAAGGATCGCTCGTTCTTACGACGCAGGGGAAACCTTTTGGGAATGTCCATAATTTCGGCGGATTTACCGACGGCGACCGTGCGATCTTCGCCGCTGAGGAGCTTGGCGCGTCACAGATACGGATCATCGGTTTCGACCTGGACGATTGCAGTGTAAACCCGGTGAAGCGCGGGAAACTGATGATTGCCCGCGATCTCTTGAAGGAGATCGGATATGACCTCTAAGGCAGTAATCATCGACGGTTACATCGATGA encodes the following:
- a CDS encoding 6-hydroxymethylpterin diphosphokinase MptE-like protein is translated as MRYEEWEPHYTRILDFFGFDPADDDKAAHFASELSSKDDLSLLKDVCSGKVVTVCGNAPCLKDDLHLIEGTVIAADAAADLLYKNGIRPDVVFTDLDGCEDSFIEMNFEGTIMVVHAHGDNIPLLKKWIPLFEGSLVLTTQGKPFGNVHNFGGFTDGDRAIFAAEELGASQIRIIGFDLDDCSVNPVKRGKLMIARDLLKEIGYDL
- a CDS encoding DHH family phosphoesterase, with the protein product MPDSLQNGSKDRIKYIVLGCGSIGYNVVENLVRDSEQVIVIDSDVKRVEDLRDQNFDAIVRNITDPGFLNDLPLPEVVFVLSNDKNANLEAVKRIKEKYPSVYVVARAVDKLSLSLLEQAGADIALYPQEVFAKNVVHLTRRLHSSRLARKLYHFLSEMEGTLGIVLHTNPDPDSISSAMALCAIAKDVTDKQLNCRILYDGKIGHQENRAFVTLLDIEMEKATAEAIDECDYIALVDSSAPGENNALEPGKEIDIIVDHHQLPDQNPRPGRFVDVRPSAGATASIMTQYIQELGVNIDQKVATALLYGIRADTKEFTRNTTPQDLNYAAFLLPLTDSDLLSKITSPSMALETLEALGDAIKNRKLQSGYLFTNVGYVRNRDVIPQAADLLIQLEGVNTAIAYGIGDDSITISARNKDIRLHVGNVLKDAFSDIGEAGGHANMAAARIPLNSFSMVKNKEELLSLVIDPILEKFADQVGLGKEESNEI
- a CDS encoding ABC transporter ATP-binding protein encodes the protein MIKARSIVKDYNGFHALDGVSFELDDTGIFGIIGHNGAGKTTLLKIMSGLIAPTSGELEIGGIDVVKNPDALKERLGYLPEESRLYETMNVKGYLSFFGEIYGLSPDKIKERSDTLLNRLNLDAGNKKLGELSKGMKRKVAIARSLIHDPSFLVYDEPTSGLDPMTSRYISEFLMSMKKENKKTILLSAHNLYQVEEVCDQIMILQRGRIVALGSMDELRDEYGSISYSVEFMADDVKEFEECMDHYDKVGEVYLGTVTDIESLNMLTERITSSGGRVKKIESHYPSLEDMLVQIGD
- a CDS encoding ABC transporter permease, coding for MGVAQWFNEVATIAKWELKRFSGTMSRDILPVAIILFVLLIGATGLTQQSGLHLQDEIYTAGSDSDTASAILLGDSRFTVYSIPQGSRPSGFDLIVSGGNVYAADTDKGMAALKAFDKDYSNYKIALYNRERDLFAAYPLWIEEQTVESELDFTATQIGTMGYYRLNPNEIPTPDNPGGYISPPSGDIDISIEELRNELIAGEGQDDQLSRYSDVISGEGIELEYKIPSQMSPSLPFDSIILVFVFIFPLYFTSQFYMMSIMNERIERSGEALLSAPLSGWQIITGKGLPYFLMMLGITVVLTAFTGGEFLILLPIFPVILFFLAFALLIGMLARSFKELSFISIFFSTVATSYIFFPSIFANIHIIGKVSPLTLVIMTLEGESYTGLDYVYSTALFFLTSAVIFYISAKNFSEERLFSYNKLMARIREFISTIISRRWTNTSLLLIAALTIPFVFMAQLMCLVLFFNLPMPTSLILMLVSAAFIEEFAKSIGIYTIAYDRPEWLTWKNIAVASLAVAAGFLAGEKLLLFATLAEISESVFGEIMFTSLQVLWMPLTLHFAGIFTTAVILKFGGRRAYIPALLAATLVHTAYNTYFIFFGGI
- a CDS encoding ABC transporter permease, coding for MNSGNLKIIAKKEMSGLVSEKTIILAIILQVFIAMFSSFLLVGLASMYNPDAISSYSHFRYPIGYVGNDTPLLDHLKNDRDFVVYEVSLSDGVALLKERKLAAVVWAPDTSEYADIPIKVTTYTIENDIQSSIVNARLKNTFLEYEDRLRDIRSYRIENTPVPLNLPEADASADFYEFVYGLLIPLLVLMPAIISGAMIIDLITEEYQKDTLETLMSAPITFPEVIWGKILCCFLIVPVQVTGWLILLIANGIQVEGVIPIILHVSVASLIIIMLGALTALRYRERTNAQFVFSTALVVVIIAALAFPMNPGNLIVLLSVGSIGPEHWIILALMILVAILLGFLMTKYAEQIRDMAIK